In the Brassica napus cultivar Da-Ae chromosome A7, Da-Ae, whole genome shotgun sequence genome, one interval contains:
- the LOC106421520 gene encoding defensin-like protein 4, with amino-acid sequence MIKFVSIITLLFAALVLFAAFESPTMVDAQKLCQKPSATWYGLCGNSNNCKNQCINLEGARHGSCNYIFPYHRCICYIPC; translated from the exons ATGATTAAGTTTGTTTCCATCATCACCCTTCTCTTTGCTGCTCTCGTTCTCTTTGCTGCTTTTG AATCACCAACAATGGTGGACGCGCAGAAGTTGTGCCAGAAGCCTAGTGCGACGTGGTACGGATTATGTGGAAATAGTAATAATTGCAAGAACCAATGCATCAACCTTGAGGGAGCACGACATGGATCTTGTAACTATATTTTTCCATATCACAGGTGTATCTGCTATATCCCATGTTAA